The Hordeum vulgare subsp. vulgare chromosome 7H, MorexV3_pseudomolecules_assembly, whole genome shotgun sequence DNA window GGAGATACTCACTCCGAGCTTAATGTACTACTGTAATatttctttgttttaaaataaataattcaaatttATATTAACTTCGTGACGGAAGAAATATATATAACATAAATGAATACTACATCATTGCACACAAAGACACAACCATGCATATATATATTCTGTTGGAAGGTACAGTACATCACTTTTGCACGGGCTGTGACCACCAGAAACAGAACATCCAGGAAACAATAATAACGAACACTCACGAACGTCCTCACATTGTTTGCCAACATCTATACAGACACTTTAATTACTAAACATTTGCTTGGGTAGACCCCCTCCACTTTAATTACTATTGATTTGCTTCATTTATCGTGTCTTTTATTTAGCACGCAGCAATGCACACGTAGTACGTACGTTCAGGCGATGTCCTCCTTCATGAGGCCGGTGAAGTCGTTGGCGTGTTCCTCGGTGACGCAGCTGGCGAGCAGCCGCGTGCCGGAGAGTGGCGCAGGCGCCTTCATGACGATGACCGATGCGATGAGGTCGCAGTTCACCAGCGGGCCGGCCGTAGTGGGCTTGCCGGACCCATAGTCCACGTCGGAGAACCCGAGCTTGCTCCAGTCCGACACGTACACCGACTCGTAGTCGAACGTCATCTGAAACGGGTCGCGTCCGCCGGTGCGGCCCTCGGCCCAGATCTGGCACTCCCCCGCCATGCGCCGCTTCGACTCCCGGACCACCCCGACAAGCTCCACTACCGAGGAGCCGGCGACCTTCTCCGCCGGCGCCGAGACCTTCACCGGGAAGATGGCGTTGCCCCAGTAGCCCGGCTCCAGTTTCAGCACGTGGCGGGCGCTGGCGAAGAAGCAGAGCTTGACGTCCGCACCGGGGATGGCGAGGGGGCCGATGGCCCGCGTCCGGCACTGCCAGAGCTTGGCGATGACGATGTCGAAGGCAGAGCAGTGCCTGCCGCCGGTAAACTCGAAGTACTGCGACTTGATCTTGTCAAGGTAGGCGACGGGGAAGTCGAACGCAATGTACTCGAGGGCCAGCGCCGGCAGTTCCGGGAGTGGGCCGGGCTTTATTTCCGGGTCGGGGAAGCGGTCGCGCCCCCAGACCGGCTTGACACGGGGCTCCGGGAGGCCGCGGGCAAGATCGCCGACAGCGTTCAGGAACTGGGCCGCGCCCGTGCCATCGGCCACCGCGTGGTTGGTGCGCAGGCCGATCACGAAGCCACCGCATGTAAACGTCGTGACCTGAGATAGCACAAGTCGACAACATTAAAAATGTGTACTAGTTTTTCAAGTGTATACATGCAACATATGACAAATGAAAGTATGCAACTAATCATTGATACATTATGCAGTTTGGTTTGCACAAACAAAAAAAGTTGCCAGTTGGTGTTTGTGGCCGAGAACGTGGAGACAAAAACGAGGAAAACGGTGGAAGGCAACGCAAATTAGGCTGGTCACAATGGAGAGTAACATAAGGTAGGAACCTACACATTTTTTTAAACTATGTTCCTACTtccacaatggggagtaacatatatgtagtgtcatgcaacaatgtatttattaggctatagactcattgtttattggagtgtgtgatgttcaGGTAACTTAGCTAGTTACCACAAACACCTCTCTCTTCATTAAATATGTGCCACATAAGGCTGGCCTCAATGCAGG harbors:
- the LOC123410318 gene encoding acyl transferase 10-like, whose protein sequence is MGLFNVTKVSEGPVQPSAATPSETLPLAWVDRYPTHRGLVESVHVYLDSVSETGDSVAQEKKTKPPAAVVRGALADALVHYYPFAGRIVDGDDDRPAVLCSAEGVYFVEATANCTLANVNFLERPLLLDKEQLVPYPTPELWAVEPQNSLAMIQVTTFTCGGFVIGLRTNHAVADGTGAAQFLNAVGDLARGLPEPRVKPVWGRDRFPDPEIKPGPLPELPALALEYIAFDFPVAYLDKIKSQYFEFTGGRHCSAFDIVIAKLWQCRTRAIGPLAIPGADVKLCFFASARHVLKLEPGYWGNAIFPVKVSAPAEKVAGSSVVELVGVVRESKRRMAGECQIWAEGRTGGRDPFQMTFDYESVYVSDWSKLGFSDVDYGSGKPTTAGPLVNCDLIASVIVMKAPAPLSGTRLLASCVTEEHANDFTGLMKEDIA